One genomic segment of Prosthecobacter fusiformis includes these proteins:
- the menA gene encoding 1,4-dihydroxy-2-naphthoate octaprenyltransferase, translated as MLFDWIAAARPKTLGAAIAPVVVGSVLGWKISGQWSTWLLLCTLGSTIALQVATNWFNDALDFMKGADTKARVGPRRITAAGVMSPGAVMTAAWLMLGVATALSLPLIQDRGMAIVVIGIPSLYFCYGYTGGPMPLAYRGLGELFVILFFGFVAVLGSAFVQSGEWLEGGVVAGFQVGCLSTVLIAINNLRDQAEDRTTGKRTLAVRFGTTFARMEITLLIVLAHLAGLYWWENDFPRAFTVPLAVAPVGLFLILRIWSQPPGPGYNRLLALSGMQLLLFAGLFCWGVSRTNIIPL; from the coding sequence ATGCTCTTTGACTGGATCGCCGCCGCCCGCCCGAAGACTCTCGGTGCCGCCATTGCCCCCGTAGTTGTTGGTTCTGTGCTGGGGTGGAAAATCAGCGGGCAGTGGAGCACCTGGCTGCTGCTTTGCACCCTCGGCAGCACCATCGCCCTGCAAGTGGCCACGAACTGGTTCAACGATGCCCTGGATTTCATGAAGGGGGCGGATACGAAGGCACGCGTGGGGCCACGCCGGATCACGGCTGCGGGGGTGATGTCTCCTGGGGCGGTAATGACCGCTGCCTGGCTGATGCTGGGAGTGGCCACTGCCCTGTCTCTGCCCCTGATCCAGGATCGGGGAATGGCCATTGTGGTCATTGGTATTCCTTCCTTATACTTTTGTTATGGATATACAGGTGGCCCCATGCCGCTGGCGTATCGGGGGCTGGGAGAGCTTTTTGTGATCTTGTTTTTTGGTTTCGTGGCTGTGCTTGGCTCGGCTTTTGTGCAGTCCGGGGAATGGCTGGAAGGCGGTGTGGTGGCGGGTTTTCAAGTGGGCTGTCTGTCCACGGTGCTCATTGCCATCAATAATCTGCGGGATCAGGCGGAGGATCGTACGACGGGAAAAAGGACGCTGGCCGTACGCTTTGGCACCACCTTTGCCAGGATGGAAATCACCTTGCTCATCGTGCTGGCACATCTGGCAGGTCTATACTGGTGGGAGAATGATTTTCCCCGCGCATTCACGGTGCCTCTGGCGGTGGCTCCGGTGGGGTTGTTTTTGATCCTGCGGATCTGGTCGCAGCCTCCAGGGCCAGGATACAACCGGCTGCTGGCGCTGAGTGGCATGCAGCTTCTCTTGTTCGCCGGATTGTTCTGCTGGGGCGTATCCAGGACAAACATCATCCCCTTGTGA
- a CDS encoding class I adenylate-forming enzyme family protein has product MIDMDWFSSTNHIAVNPAQAEAAAGLEDFLTSQALKGLCLFQTSGSEGTPKWVGLTKNAFMISAEAVNAHFEVTAQDHWLIALPLHHVGGFSILARAHLSGSRVTESAAKWNPQEFASLCETEGITLVSLVPTQVHDLVQARVVCPDPLRAAIIGGGGMTQALAAAAMELGWRVFQSYGMTEAASQIATQPYNPFGSVFDVKSLEVLPHWQVATDEGGHLVLSGSALSPGYARQDKEGEWTWEAIPAEGLRTRDRVRLWMHGTRQYLEFQGRDAGYVKILGELVHLAPLQEQIENLARESGWGALPVLLALPDPRAETQLLLITEAAHPDPAPLLTAFHAASPPWLKITRTVQVKSIPRTPLGKVRQEELRQQVAQLGPPKTQSHSRF; this is encoded by the coding sequence ATGATCGACATGGACTGGTTCAGCTCCACCAACCACATCGCGGTCAACCCGGCGCAGGCTGAGGCGGCTGCGGGGCTGGAGGATTTCCTAACATCACAAGCGCTGAAAGGGCTGTGTCTTTTCCAAACCTCGGGCAGCGAGGGAACCCCGAAGTGGGTGGGGCTAACCAAAAATGCGTTCATGATTTCAGCGGAGGCGGTGAATGCGCATTTTGAGGTGACGGCGCAGGATCACTGGCTCATCGCGCTGCCGCTGCACCATGTGGGCGGTTTTTCCATCCTGGCGCGTGCCCACCTCAGCGGCAGCCGGGTGACTGAAAGTGCCGCGAAATGGAATCCGCAGGAGTTTGCCAGCCTATGCGAAACAGAGGGCATCACGCTGGTCTCGCTGGTGCCGACGCAGGTGCATGATCTGGTGCAGGCGCGGGTGGTCTGCCCGGACCCTTTGCGTGCGGCCATCATTGGCGGAGGTGGCATGACCCAGGCGCTGGCGGCTGCGGCGATGGAGCTGGGCTGGCGGGTTTTCCAAAGCTATGGCATGACGGAGGCGGCCTCGCAGATCGCGACGCAGCCTTACAACCCCTTTGGTTCGGTCTTCGATGTGAAGTCACTGGAGGTGCTGCCGCATTGGCAGGTGGCGACGGATGAAGGGGGGCACCTGGTGCTGAGCGGATCCGCTTTATCGCCTGGCTATGCGCGACAGGACAAAGAGGGGGAATGGACCTGGGAGGCGATCCCTGCGGAGGGACTGCGAACCCGTGACCGGGTGCGCCTGTGGATGCATGGAACGCGGCAGTACCTGGAATTTCAGGGACGGGATGCGGGTTATGTGAAGATTCTCGGGGAACTGGTGCATTTGGCGCCTTTGCAGGAGCAGATTGAGAATCTGGCGCGGGAGTCAGGATGGGGGGCGCTGCCTGTTCTCCTCGCCCTCCCAGACCCCCGCGCCGAAACCCAACTCCTCCTCATCACTGAGGCCGCCCACCCCGACCCCGCCCCCCTCCTCACCGCCTTCCATGCGGCCAGCCCCCCCTGGCTCAAAATCACCCGCACCGTCCAGGTAAAGTCCATCCCCCGCACCCCGCTCGGCAAAGTCCGCCAAGAGGAGCTGCGCCAGCAAGTAGCTCAGTTGGGCCCCCCAAAAACTCAATCCCATTCCCGTTTTTAG
- a CDS encoding RNA-binding domain-containing protein — MPHLIAPPLNVEDIIHLRSVEHARLEFKAVCDDTNRDQVVKTISAFANDLQNLNGGYVVIGIEEQDGIAVLPPRGIPEDRLDLLQKEIRGDCKRLLTPEYQPLFYPVMFEGKYLLIIYAPGGDNRPYSTQNRNQKQAYFVRIGSQTAEAQDDIHRQLIEQTARIPFDDRRNLSSRIEDISSILVRRFLADVRSDLASTGQQVDDLLLYDQLRLLAPVNGHKVPKNVALMFFNENPDTFFPGSRIEVVQFGDGAGGDLIEERTFKGPLPLQIKSTLDYLDSLGGRLLQKTSKQAEVERTVAYPYAAMEEALVNAVYHRSYDNEPEPIKVYLYPDRLEIISYPGPVQGISAEHFLSGRTLPPVPARNRRIGELLKELRLCESRGTGIPKIKRKMEENGSPPPAFDFDEPRSFFRVSLPVHPRYQVIHALREVAHLWATGAKDQAIASLARAKASQPGSGALVGQFIEYCVAANDTERALGALDEFEKQKSRTEVQLPYLTLARLLLDRQQIEQARGVLKRLPPSSNYLDLVEAALLRKRSEDYEDAHRLFAQAIALRRDDSKLLHEFAQTKMKLTSRYRSTRNPQGREVRQRLNREAEELLRTALQSSDSNIRSAWCWFDLAKVSEWLQRPVGDIHAAYQKAIELLPSEHRFEKAYRRWKSGS; from the coding sequence ATGCCCCATTTAATTGCCCCTCCTTTAAACGTCGAAGACATCATTCATTTGCGGTCTGTTGAACACGCACGCTTGGAGTTTAAGGCGGTCTGTGACGATACAAACCGGGATCAAGTAGTGAAAACGATCTCAGCTTTTGCCAATGATCTTCAAAACCTTAATGGCGGGTATGTTGTTATCGGCATCGAAGAACAGGACGGGATAGCCGTCCTGCCTCCTCGCGGCATCCCTGAAGACAGACTCGATTTGCTTCAAAAAGAGATAAGAGGGGATTGCAAACGCTTGCTGACACCTGAATATCAGCCTCTTTTTTATCCGGTAATGTTCGAGGGCAAATACCTGCTGATTATTTACGCACCGGGTGGCGATAATCGTCCTTATTCCACTCAAAACCGCAATCAAAAGCAGGCGTATTTCGTTCGGATTGGATCGCAAACGGCCGAGGCTCAGGATGACATTCATCGCCAGCTTATTGAGCAAACCGCCCGAATCCCGTTTGACGACAGGCGCAATCTGTCTTCACGAATTGAAGATATTTCATCAATATTAGTCAGACGCTTTCTCGCCGATGTCCGCTCTGATCTGGCCAGCACAGGGCAGCAGGTTGATGACTTGCTGCTCTATGACCAGTTGAGGTTGCTTGCGCCGGTCAATGGCCACAAGGTTCCCAAAAATGTTGCCCTGATGTTTTTCAATGAAAATCCAGACACATTCTTCCCTGGCAGCCGGATCGAGGTCGTCCAGTTTGGAGACGGGGCAGGCGGTGATTTAATTGAAGAACGGACGTTCAAAGGGCCTCTTCCCCTTCAAATAAAATCAACTTTAGACTATCTTGATAGTTTGGGTGGCAGGCTTCTTCAAAAAACATCGAAGCAGGCTGAGGTTGAGCGCACCGTAGCCTATCCTTACGCCGCGATGGAGGAAGCCCTGGTTAACGCAGTCTATCATCGCAGTTATGACAATGAGCCTGAACCCATAAAAGTTTACCTATACCCGGACCGGCTGGAAATCATCAGTTATCCAGGACCTGTACAGGGAATATCAGCGGAACATTTTTTGAGTGGCAGGACTCTTCCTCCTGTTCCCGCAAGGAACCGCCGTATTGGCGAACTTCTAAAGGAACTCCGTTTATGCGAAAGCAGGGGGACTGGCATTCCTAAGATCAAGCGGAAAATGGAAGAGAATGGTTCGCCTCCACCTGCGTTTGACTTTGATGAACCACGGTCCTTTTTTCGGGTCAGCCTGCCTGTTCACCCGCGTTATCAGGTTATTCATGCGTTACGTGAAGTCGCTCATCTGTGGGCTACAGGAGCCAAGGATCAGGCAATCGCCAGTCTGGCACGTGCCAAGGCGAGCCAGCCCGGCTCCGGTGCGCTGGTGGGCCAGTTCATTGAGTACTGTGTAGCTGCAAATGATACGGAACGCGCACTTGGCGCACTGGATGAATTCGAAAAGCAAAAAAGCCGGACAGAAGTCCAGTTGCCTTACCTGACCTTGGCACGACTTTTGTTGGACCGGCAGCAGATTGAGCAGGCGCGAGGAGTTTTGAAAAGGCTCCCCCCCAGTTCTAACTATCTTGATTTAGTAGAGGCAGCTCTTCTCAGGAAGCGATCAGAAGACTACGAAGATGCCCATCGCCTGTTTGCTCAAGCGATCGCGTTACGTCGAGATGACTCCAAACTCCTTCATGAGTTCGCGCAGACAAAAATGAAATTGACGAGTCGCTACCGCTCCACTAGAAATCCTCAAGGCCGTGAAGTAAGGCAGCGACTAAACAGGGAGGCTGAAGAATTGCTTCGGACCGCACTCCAAAGCAGTGATAGCAACATTCGCTCAGCATGGTGCTGGTTTGACCTAGCCAAGGTTTCTGAATGGCTCCAAAGGCCGGTGGGGGATATTCACGCGGCCTATCAGAAGGCCATCGAGCTGCTTCCAAGCGAACACCGTTTTGAAAAAGCCTACCGCAGATGGAAATCCGGCAGTTAG
- a CDS encoding SPW repeat domain-containing protein, whose product MKPIPTSVHGMLDYPVGLLLLAAPNLFGFADQGGAAVLVPRLIGVIVIVQSLMTRYEAGVIKVLPMKIHLMNDYLAGALLLFSPWLFGFADSPVNVWVPHVAAGLVVLIKKMPGKL is encoded by the coding sequence ATGAAACCGATCCCCACTTCTGTTCACGGCATGCTGGATTATCCTGTCGGGCTGCTGCTGTTGGCCGCTCCTAATCTGTTTGGATTCGCCGACCAAGGCGGTGCCGCGGTTCTCGTCCCGCGTCTTATCGGCGTGATTGTCATCGTGCAGAGTCTGATGACTCGTTATGAAGCCGGGGTCATCAAGGTGCTCCCCATGAAAATTCATCTGATGAACGATTATCTGGCCGGCGCGTTGCTGCTGTTTTCACCCTGGCTCTTCGGGTTCGCGGACTCGCCCGTGAATGTTTGGGTGCCGCATGTGGCCGCCGGTCTCGTCGTGCTCATTAAAAAGATGCCAGGCAAATTATGA